The Parachlamydia acanthamoebae genome has a window encoding:
- the lpxG gene encoding UDP-2,3-diacylglucosamine diphosphatase LpxG has product MENLAIKKSNKHFHQWLWDAWCIFSVVGIWPRFIEPNLVEVSHVDVAIPHLPLALDGLKIVQFSDLHLNKSVSSFFLKKVIRKINQLNPDLLFFTGDFLCKSVLDDQQRMKNFFNSLNACYGCYAIFGNHDYEKCISINHEGDYDVVESIQSNLIRGFQRLLNDVPVTGTIVERAKKVELHPELLTVLQETSFKTLHNETEQVQIGDSFLNICGLGEYMAGRCLPEIAFKNYDKQYPGIILAHNPDSSALLESYPGEVILSGHTHGCQINLPWMWKKFTKLENMSLRKGFFKVRDKWLYVNRGVGAIMKFRWFSVPEILFLTLRKKS; this is encoded by the coding sequence ATGGAAAATTTAGCGATTAAAAAATCCAATAAACATTTCCATCAATGGTTATGGGATGCCTGGTGCATTTTTTCTGTTGTAGGAATATGGCCGCGTTTTATTGAGCCCAATTTAGTGGAAGTTTCCCACGTGGATGTGGCTATTCCCCATTTACCATTGGCTTTGGATGGATTAAAAATTGTCCAGTTTAGTGATTTGCATCTAAATAAATCTGTTTCCTCTTTTTTCTTAAAAAAAGTCATTCGCAAGATCAATCAGCTCAATCCAGATCTCCTTTTTTTTACTGGAGATTTTCTCTGTAAGTCTGTTTTAGACGATCAACAAAGAATGAAAAATTTTTTTAACTCCTTAAATGCATGTTATGGCTGTTATGCAATTTTTGGAAATCATGATTATGAAAAATGCATTTCGATCAATCATGAAGGCGATTATGACGTTGTTGAAAGCATTCAATCGAACCTCATTCGAGGCTTTCAGCGGCTCCTCAATGATGTCCCTGTAACAGGAACAATTGTTGAGCGTGCAAAAAAAGTGGAACTGCACCCTGAGCTTTTAACGGTTTTGCAAGAGACATCTTTTAAAACCTTACACAACGAAACCGAGCAAGTTCAAATTGGGGATAGCTTTTTAAATATTTGTGGTTTGGGTGAATACATGGCAGGACGCTGTCTTCCTGAAATCGCTTTTAAAAACTATGATAAGCAATATCCGGGAATTATTTTAGCCCATAATCCCGATAGCTCAGCCTTACTTGAATCATATCCAGGAGAAGTGATTTTGTCAGGGCACACGCATGGATGTCAAATTAATCTCCCTTGGATGTGGAAGAAATTTACCAAACTGGAAAACATGTCTCTGCGAAAAGGGTTTTTTAAGGTACGGGATAAATGGTTGTATGTGAATCGAGGGGTTGGGGCAATTATGAAATTTCGGTGGTTTTCAGTGCCTGAAATTTTGTTTTTAACATTGAGGAAAAAATCATGA
- a CDS encoding SWIB/MDM2 domain-containing protein, with product MAKEKEPKKNSAFMKPVNLSETLEELIGKGPMARTEVTKKVWEYIKKHKLQDATNKRNINPDAKLAKVLGSNQPIDMFKMTSKIAKHLKETEVAASH from the coding sequence ATGGCCAAAGAAAAAGAACCAAAGAAAAACTCAGCATTTATGAAGCCGGTGAATCTTAGCGAAACTTTGGAAGAGCTCATTGGAAAAGGCCCAATGGCTAGAACAGAAGTGACAAAAAAAGTATGGGAATACATCAAAAAACATAAGCTTCAAGATGCTACAAACAAACGCAATATCAACCCCGATGCGAAATTGGCTAAAGTTTTAGGTTCCAATCAGCCGATTGATATGTTCAAAATGACAAGCAAAATTGCGAAGCATTTGAAAGAAACAGAAGTTGCAGCGAGCCATTAA
- a CDS encoding metal ABC transporter permease, with product MENTLNPYSGNLFLDFFYTLITRLFLFATGQLSLNQLASDEIQMIVLIEISAAAALIGCFLVLRKMTMLANSLSHTILIGIVGAFFLSHTFFSSGKIAEDISINLHVMLLAAFIMGIVTVFLTEFLTKTLKMQEDASTGIIFTTLFAAGIILVTVLTRNAHIGTEVVMGNVDALHLEDSYLAGLILIIDLIVLWLFFKEFKITTFDPNLSHALGISPTIFNYLLMTLVSITIIGAFRAVGVLMVLSFITGPPLTARLLTARLKVMLALAVGMGILASLIGVAVSRHVLSAYDIALSTGGIVVCITALFFICALFYTNSRSSRIIREQN from the coding sequence ATGGAAAACACACTGAATCCTTATTCAGGCAATCTATTTCTCGACTTTTTTTATACGCTGATTACTCGCCTATTTCTGTTCGCAACGGGCCAGCTTTCACTCAATCAACTGGCAAGTGATGAGATCCAAATGATCGTTCTGATCGAAATTTCAGCAGCTGCAGCGCTTATAGGGTGTTTTTTAGTCTTAAGAAAAATGACCATGCTCGCAAATTCTCTCTCTCACACCATTCTAATTGGAATTGTGGGAGCTTTTTTCCTCTCTCACACCTTCTTCAGTTCAGGAAAAATAGCGGAAGATATCTCCATCAATTTGCATGTGATGCTGCTTGCCGCATTTATCATGGGTATTGTGACCGTTTTTCTAACAGAATTTCTGACCAAAACACTCAAAATGCAAGAAGACGCAAGTACAGGAATTATTTTTACCACCCTATTCGCAGCGGGGATTATTTTGGTAACGGTTTTGACTCGTAATGCACACATCGGCACTGAAGTGGTGATGGGGAATGTGGATGCCTTGCACCTTGAAGACAGCTACTTAGCAGGGCTTATCCTCATCATTGATTTAATTGTTCTGTGGTTGTTTTTTAAAGAATTTAAAATCACGACTTTTGACCCTAACCTCTCACATGCCTTAGGTATTTCTCCGACCATCTTTAACTATTTGTTAATGACCTTGGTTTCGATTACCATTATTGGGGCATTTCGTGCAGTCGGTGTTTTAATGGTCCTTTCTTTCATTACAGGCCCCCCTTTAACAGCCAGACTTCTAACCGCGCGTTTAAAAGTCATGCTCGCATTGGCTGTCGGAATGGGAATTCTAGCCTCTTTGATTGGCGTGGCTGTTTCACGTCACGTCCTATCAGCATACGATATCGCCTTGTCAACAGGCGGGATTGTTGTGTGTATCACAGCGCTCTTCTTCATCTGCGCACTGTTTTACACAAACAGCCGAAGCTCACGGATTATAAGGGAACAGAATTAA
- the groL gene encoding chaperonin GroEL (60 kDa chaperone family; promotes refolding of misfolded polypeptides especially under stressful conditions; forms two stacked rings of heptamers to form a barrel-shaped 14mer; ends can be capped by GroES; misfolded proteins enter the barrel where they are refolded when GroES binds), protein MSKLLQFNEEALKSISKGLKTLAKAVKVTLGPKGRNVVINRGFGSPLSTKDGVTVAKEVSLKDKFENIGAQLVKEVASKTSDIAGDGTTTAIVLAEAIYSAGLKSVTAGANPMSLKKGIERAVEVLNKELTALASPVNTSQEIQQIACISANNDPEIGEIIAKAMEKVGKDGIITVAEAKGIDTTLDVVEGMQFDKGYVSPYFITNPENMSVELQNALVLVTDKKLSSAKDLIPILEKTMEKGARPILIIAEDIDGEALATLVVNKLKAGLPVCAVKAPGFGDRRKALLQDIAILTGATVVSEEVGLQIEEVDVSVLGRAKTIKITKEETTIIDGMGDAGLIQDRINQIKAEIANPSTSNYDREKLEERLAKMVGGVAIINIGAATETELKEKKARVEDALHATRAAVAEGIVPGGGVALLRAVKSLDNLKASGDEATGIAIIKSAAFAPATAIANNCGKQGNLIAEKIFEAQGAHGYNGLTDEFCDLVQAGVIDPVRVTKSALTNAASIAALLLTTAAVITDKPEPKSKQPDMHAMGGMGGMGGMGGMGMGGMGGMGMM, encoded by the coding sequence ATGTCAAAATTATTACAATTTAACGAAGAAGCCCTCAAATCCATTTCTAAAGGGCTCAAAACTTTAGCAAAAGCTGTCAAAGTGACACTTGGCCCAAAAGGGCGCAACGTTGTCATTAACCGTGGCTTTGGTTCCCCGCTTTCAACAAAAGATGGTGTGACTGTTGCAAAAGAAGTTTCTTTAAAAGATAAATTCGAAAACATTGGAGCTCAACTTGTCAAAGAAGTTGCCTCCAAAACATCCGATATTGCAGGCGACGGCACAACAACTGCTATCGTGTTAGCCGAAGCAATTTATAGCGCAGGGCTGAAAAGTGTTACAGCTGGAGCTAATCCGATGAGCCTAAAAAAAGGGATCGAACGCGCTGTAGAGGTTCTCAACAAAGAACTAACCGCTTTAGCTTCCCCTGTAAATACTTCTCAAGAAATCCAACAAATTGCTTGCATTTCTGCTAACAATGATCCAGAAATTGGTGAAATCATTGCAAAAGCAATGGAAAAAGTTGGCAAAGATGGAATCATTACAGTTGCTGAAGCAAAAGGGATTGACACGACGTTAGATGTTGTGGAAGGGATGCAATTTGATAAAGGATATGTCTCCCCTTATTTCATCACAAACCCTGAAAATATGTCTGTTGAACTGCAAAACGCACTTGTTCTCGTGACAGATAAAAAATTATCATCCGCAAAAGATTTGATTCCCATCCTTGAAAAAACCATGGAAAAAGGCGCTCGCCCTATTTTGATTATCGCAGAAGATATCGATGGCGAAGCTCTAGCGACACTGGTTGTCAATAAACTCAAAGCAGGTCTACCTGTTTGTGCAGTAAAAGCTCCTGGATTTGGTGATCGTCGCAAAGCCTTGCTTCAAGACATTGCGATCTTAACGGGTGCTACAGTTGTTTCTGAGGAAGTTGGTTTGCAAATCGAGGAAGTAGATGTATCCGTCCTCGGTAGAGCCAAAACAATCAAAATCACGAAAGAAGAAACCACCATTATCGATGGAATGGGAGATGCCGGCTTAATCCAAGATCGCATTAATCAAATTAAAGCCGAAATTGCAAATCCTTCAACTTCCAATTATGACCGCGAAAAGCTCGAAGAGCGTTTGGCAAAAATGGTTGGTGGAGTTGCGATCATCAATATCGGTGCTGCGACAGAAACAGAGCTAAAAGAGAAAAAGGCACGCGTAGAAGATGCATTGCACGCAACACGTGCAGCTGTAGCTGAAGGGATCGTTCCTGGTGGAGGCGTTGCTCTCTTACGTGCAGTCAAATCTCTTGACAACCTCAAAGCTTCTGGTGATGAAGCCACCGGCATAGCCATTATTAAATCTGCAGCATTTGCACCAGCTACGGCAATTGCCAATAATTGCGGTAAGCAAGGCAACCTCATTGCAGAGAAAATCTTCGAAGCACAGGGAGCTCATGGCTACAATGGGTTGACAGATGAGTTCTGCGATCTCGTCCAAGCAGGCGTTATTGACCCGGTACGCGTTACAAAAAGCGCCTTGACAAATGCTGCCTCTATCGCAGCGCTCTTGTTGACAACCGCAGCCGTCATTACTGACAAACCAGAACCTAAATCCAAGCAACCAGACATGCACGCTATGGGCGGTATGGGTGGCATGGGTGGAATGGGAGGTATGGGAATGGGTGGCATGGGCGGTATGGGCATGATGTAA
- a CDS encoding FmdB family zinc ribbon protein — translation MPTYDYTCQQCSHNFEASQKITAEPLVTCPACSQDTLRRGPGGGSSLMIRGKDFYYTDYGPGKHTSSKQEGGCCPCGKDQLSCNS, via the coding sequence ATGCCAACATATGACTATACATGCCAACAGTGCAGCCACAACTTTGAGGCTAGCCAAAAAATTACGGCGGAACCACTCGTCACCTGCCCTGCATGCTCGCAAGATACCCTGCGAAGAGGTCCCGGAGGAGGAAGCAGTCTAATGATCAGAGGAAAAGATTTTTACTATACCGACTACGGCCCTGGTAAACACACATCTTCTAAACAAGAAGGTGGCTGCTGTCCGTGCGGAAAAGATCAGTTAAGCTGTAATTCATAA
- a CDS encoding FAD-dependent thymidylate synthase encodes MLLDDYEEFSESQLKILERYVTNTHSHVFVLRNLPEVIKGALFSRYSRSTLGLRTLLLKEFISNNDESAFSAIAGESSESSEGQNDQTVAIRKAQNFYDRILDGYGDDSIGELGGAHLAIENISMLAAKLVEDARIGGSPLEKSTRYVYFDQKVKGEYLFYREPILMTSAYRDLYVNTCNMLFETYSKLIPPLTEMIEEKMPKDQATSKSAYAAAVRAKVLDCLRGLLPAGTLTNMGIFGNGRFYEQLIHKMHCNNLAELQDLGKRAYDELGKVIPSFIRRSDLSHHTHQSFARYYEAMQAELSVVTAQNTNFPERSMDQGVKLLSSDPDAVVKVAAALLFAHSDKGYHDLLQYCRSLPEEEIARILDAGCSARENRRQKSPRALEHADFTFEMVTDFGVYRDLHRHRLLTQERQFLSCDYGFYVPQEIVGTEFEEQYLQALHTAKEAYDTISTELPEEAQYVVPMAYNIRWYFHVNLRALQWICELRSAAAGHSGYRLVAQEMAKKVSQAFPQFERFFKFVDFEGYDLGRLDQEIRKEEKQSRQ; translated from the coding sequence ATGTTATTAGACGATTACGAAGAATTTAGTGAAAGCCAGCTTAAAATTCTTGAGCGTTATGTAACGAACACTCACAGCCATGTTTTTGTTTTGCGAAACCTGCCTGAAGTGATTAAGGGTGCTTTATTTTCACGTTACTCAAGATCTACACTCGGCTTGCGCACACTTCTTCTTAAAGAATTTATCTCGAATAATGACGAGAGTGCTTTTTCAGCCATTGCAGGGGAGTCAAGTGAGTCTTCTGAAGGGCAAAATGATCAAACTGTTGCTATCCGAAAAGCTCAAAATTTTTATGATCGCATTTTGGATGGGTACGGTGACGATTCCATTGGTGAACTAGGAGGAGCGCATCTAGCCATTGAAAATATTTCCATGCTTGCAGCTAAATTGGTAGAAGATGCGCGTATTGGAGGATCTCCTCTCGAAAAATCAACCCGTTATGTGTATTTTGATCAAAAAGTGAAAGGGGAATACCTCTTTTATCGTGAGCCCATTTTAATGACATCTGCTTACCGAGATTTGTATGTCAATACCTGTAATATGTTATTTGAGACCTATAGCAAGTTAATCCCTCCCCTTACAGAAATGATAGAAGAGAAGATGCCCAAAGATCAGGCAACTTCAAAATCTGCCTATGCTGCTGCAGTGCGTGCTAAGGTGTTGGATTGTTTGCGTGGATTATTGCCTGCGGGAACACTGACGAATATGGGGATTTTTGGGAATGGACGTTTTTACGAACAACTCATTCATAAAATGCACTGTAACAATTTAGCAGAATTACAGGATCTAGGTAAACGGGCATACGATGAGTTAGGCAAAGTCATTCCTTCTTTTATTCGTCGTTCTGATCTCTCTCACCATACACATCAAAGTTTTGCGCGTTATTATGAAGCAATGCAAGCAGAATTATCCGTAGTAACTGCTCAAAATACCAATTTCCCTGAACGCTCGATGGATCAAGGCGTCAAACTGTTGTCTTCTGATCCGGATGCTGTGGTTAAAGTGGCGGCTGCTTTATTGTTTGCCCATTCTGATAAGGGATACCATGATCTTCTACAATACTGCCGTAGTCTTCCAGAAGAGGAAATTGCGCGTATTTTGGATGCGGGATGCAGTGCAAGAGAAAATCGACGCCAAAAGTCGCCACGTGCTTTGGAGCATGCAGATTTCACATTTGAAATGGTGACAGACTTTGGTGTGTATCGCGATTTACACCGGCATCGCCTGCTTACACAAGAACGACAGTTCTTGAGCTGTGATTATGGGTTTTATGTGCCACAAGAGATTGTGGGAACCGAATTTGAAGAACAGTATCTGCAAGCCTTGCATACAGCTAAAGAAGCCTATGATACGATATCGACAGAATTGCCGGAAGAAGCTCAATATGTAGTCCCAATGGCTTATAATATTCGTTGGTACTTTCATGTGAATTTGCGTGCATTGCAATGGATTTGCGAATTGCGTTCAGCTGCAGCCGGTCACTCAGGTTACCGCCTTGTGGCGCAAGAAATGGCCAAAAAAGTCAGCCAGGCATTCCCTCAATTTGAGCGTTTTTTCAAATTTGTCGATTTCGAAGGGTATGATTTAGGGAGACTAGATCAAGAAATTCGAAAAGAAGAAAAGCAGTCGCGACAATAG
- the truA gene encoding tRNA pseudouridine(38-40) synthase TruA, with protein MSYKFKITLAYDGTHYSGWQIQPNALAIQEIVEKEIGKIVRQPVRVVASGRTDAGVHARGQVAHFSTDAEIDLRRFLVSINGLLPKDIRVKDICQVSPDFHAQYSVSGKAYHYHLTLSRVQSPFSRFYAWHIRQKLDLSQLQAAAQLFVGTHDFTSFANEAHREHPQNAVRTIKRVDVIMEDEGCRLEFEGDGFLYKMVRNMVGILIEVATGYRPITDIPAIFAAKDRKKAGKAAPPHGLFLHQVNFPEGVLSFPH; from the coding sequence GTGTCTTATAAGTTTAAAATAACTCTGGCTTATGATGGAACACATTATAGCGGCTGGCAAATCCAACCTAACGCCTTGGCCATTCAAGAAATTGTGGAAAAAGAAATCGGAAAAATTGTGCGACAGCCAGTTCGGGTGGTGGCTTCGGGGCGAACAGATGCGGGTGTGCACGCCAGAGGGCAAGTGGCTCATTTTTCTACCGATGCAGAAATCGATTTACGCCGCTTTTTAGTTTCCATTAATGGACTTTTGCCGAAGGATATTCGAGTGAAAGATATTTGCCAAGTATCCCCTGATTTTCATGCGCAATATAGTGTGAGTGGTAAAGCTTATCATTATCATTTAACTCTTTCTCGCGTGCAAAGTCCTTTTTCTCGCTTTTATGCTTGGCATATTCGACAAAAATTAGACTTATCGCAACTGCAAGCGGCGGCTCAACTTTTTGTGGGAACGCACGATTTTACCTCATTTGCGAATGAGGCGCATCGAGAACATCCACAAAATGCTGTGCGCACGATTAAAAGAGTGGACGTGATCATGGAAGATGAGGGTTGTCGCCTCGAATTTGAAGGCGATGGATTTCTCTACAAAATGGTTAGAAATATGGTGGGGATTTTGATAGAAGTTGCCACTGGCTATCGACCGATAACAGACATTCCTGCAATTTTTGCTGCGAAAGATCGTAAAAAAGCTGGCAAAGCAGCCCCACCGCATGGCCTTTTTTTGCATCAGGTGAATTTTCCTGAAGGCGTTCTGAGTTTTCCTCATTAA
- a CDS encoding metal ABC transporter permease, with protein sequence MHTFVSFFLDPVLRAPTIGCMLMSFSAALVGVIVFLRKQSLIGETLSHATYPGVIFGVIIAAIIPLEQDHELQIATLIILGAFITALISLWCIQILENKWNIRTDSALCFILATFFGVGVTLASYLQFASPSFYKQSQSYLYGQAATMNDYHVILYAILSLIVVLLLAFLYKELQIITFDREYAKSLGIPIKKIDACLFILIALALVAGIRSVGVVLMSAMLVIPAASARQYTNKLSHMFMLAGCFALISGFFGNYFSVEGSTYFAQKYPTARISLPTGPMIVLVGAVICLFSLLFAPERGYLLRLIRIFLFQDRCISENLLKAMWQKRGKQPFSLDTIFEFQSASRIYLWFCLMRLIHNGWVEQYHHNAYALTVDGEARAAQIVRLHRLWEVYLADYLGMGSERVHRSAEEMEHILTPELEKELTLLLKDPKKDPHHQPIPPSPSF encoded by the coding sequence GTGCATACATTCGTCTCATTCTTTTTAGATCCTGTTTTACGTGCACCCACTATCGGATGCATGCTCATGAGTTTTTCCGCTGCTCTTGTAGGAGTTATAGTCTTTCTACGCAAACAGTCTTTGATTGGAGAGACACTTTCTCATGCCACCTATCCAGGGGTGATTTTTGGAGTGATTATTGCTGCTATCATCCCTTTAGAGCAAGATCACGAATTGCAAATAGCAACTTTAATTATCTTGGGTGCTTTTATAACAGCATTAATTAGTTTGTGGTGCATCCAAATTTTAGAAAATAAGTGGAACATCCGCACCGATTCAGCCCTTTGTTTTATTCTTGCAACATTCTTTGGTGTTGGGGTGACGCTGGCCAGCTATTTACAGTTTGCTTCGCCTTCTTTTTACAAACAAAGCCAAAGTTATTTATATGGCCAAGCCGCCACGATGAACGATTACCATGTCATTTTATATGCCATTCTTTCTTTAATTGTCGTTTTACTCTTAGCATTTTTGTATAAAGAACTGCAAATCATCACTTTTGATCGGGAATATGCGAAGAGTTTAGGTATTCCAATTAAAAAAATCGATGCCTGCCTATTCATCCTCATCGCACTTGCGCTTGTTGCGGGAATTCGTTCTGTGGGTGTTGTCTTGATGTCTGCAATGCTCGTCATCCCAGCTGCATCTGCCCGTCAGTATACGAATAAACTGAGCCATATGTTTATGCTAGCTGGTTGCTTTGCTTTAATCAGTGGTTTCTTTGGCAACTATTTTTCGGTCGAGGGCAGCACCTATTTTGCTCAAAAATACCCCACAGCACGTATCTCTCTTCCAACAGGGCCAATGATCGTTCTAGTGGGAGCCGTAATTTGTCTTTTTTCTCTCTTATTTGCCCCCGAAAGAGGATATTTACTCCGTTTAATACGTATTTTTTTGTTTCAAGATCGCTGCATTAGCGAAAACTTGCTGAAAGCCATGTGGCAGAAAAGGGGCAAACAACCTTTTTCTTTGGATACCATTTTTGAATTTCAAAGCGCTTCACGTATTTACTTGTGGTTCTGCCTCATGAGGCTTATTCACAATGGTTGGGTTGAGCAATATCACCATAATGCCTATGCCTTAACTGTCGACGGTGAAGCGCGCGCCGCACAAATTGTGCGCTTACATCGCCTGTGGGAAGTCTATTTAGCAGATTACTTAGGAATGGGATCAGAAAGAGTACACCGCAGCGCGGAAGAAATGGAACACATTCTCACCCCCGAACTGGAAAAAGAGCTAACGTTGCTTTTAAAAGACCCCAAAAAAGATCCTCATCATCAGCCCATTCCCCCAAGCCCTTCTTTTTAG
- a CDS encoding GroES family chaperonin, which produces MANIQPLADRVLVKRTKASTSKGGILLPDSAQEKPKEGIVVAVGPGKINENGRHEPVSLEVGARVLFSSYAGTEVKSPKDEETYLILNADDILGVFA; this is translated from the coding sequence ATGGCAAATATTCAACCATTGGCAGATCGTGTTTTAGTCAAACGTACCAAAGCATCCACCTCAAAAGGAGGAATTTTACTTCCTGATTCAGCCCAAGAAAAACCCAAAGAAGGGATCGTTGTTGCTGTAGGGCCTGGTAAAATCAACGAAAACGGACGACATGAACCTGTTTCTCTCGAAGTAGGGGCACGTGTGCTGTTTAGCTCGTATGCAGGAACAGAAGTTAAAAGTCCTAAAGATGAAGAAACTTATCTCATTCTCAACGCAGATGACATCCTAGGCGTTTTTGCATAA
- a CDS encoding esterase/lipase family protein, whose protein sequence is MIAINPYRFPESSMKFSSFQIVKDKLSVLVDYIRAFVKDLGAFVLRVVTYPFSLSDKRPKVVKEKTPILFLHGFADRSSAWIFYRWYFARKGYSVHFLNFGSPFHSIEEYGARVKEKAEQIAKESGTDQLNIVGHSMGGLVASYYATDLAPAASVKKIVTLGTPLVGTKVASLGVALRLGKCTKQMLFQSPFVLDQNQKNEASKTQFYHFAGVGDLFIQPNDSALGLNRNATHVNFRGMGHISFLYSRRALKQVLKALKA, encoded by the coding sequence ATGATAGCAATTAACCCATATCGATTCCCAGAAAGTTCTATGAAGTTCTCTTCATTTCAAATTGTGAAAGATAAATTAAGTGTTTTGGTCGATTATATTCGCGCTTTTGTGAAAGATCTAGGGGCATTTGTTCTCCGCGTTGTTACCTATCCTTTTTCTCTTTCAGATAAACGCCCTAAAGTTGTTAAAGAAAAGACTCCCATTTTGTTCTTACATGGATTTGCCGATAGAAGTTCTGCTTGGATTTTTTATCGTTGGTATTTTGCGCGAAAAGGCTATTCTGTCCACTTCTTAAATTTTGGATCGCCCTTTCATTCGATTGAAGAATACGGGGCAAGGGTTAAAGAAAAGGCGGAGCAAATTGCCAAGGAATCAGGAACGGATCAATTAAACATCGTGGGTCACTCGATGGGTGGATTGGTGGCATCTTACTATGCGACAGATTTGGCACCGGCAGCGAGTGTGAAAAAAATTGTGACTCTTGGAACCCCTTTAGTCGGCACAAAAGTGGCCTCACTTGGAGTCGCTCTACGATTAGGAAAATGTACAAAGCAAATGCTATTTCAATCTCCATTTGTCCTTGACCAAAACCAAAAAAATGAAGCAAGTAAAACGCAGTTTTACCATTTTGCAGGGGTGGGAGATTTATTTATTCAACCCAATGACTCGGCCTTAGGCTTAAATAGAAATGCGACACACGTCAATTTTCGAGGCATGGGGCATATATCCTTTTTGTACTCTCGAAGGGCTTTAAAGCAAGTGCTGAAGGCTTTAAAAGCTTAA
- the ispD gene encoding 2-C-methyl-D-erythritol 4-phosphate cytidylyltransferase, translating into MTVSVILLAGGIGARMRQNLPKQFLPLVEKPVAFYSLECFMELSEVGEIVVVCDPAYHALFADYAQDTRIHFALPGVRRQDSVWSGLQAIKQASQIVCIHDAARPFIDHALIKRVLSAASEHGAATVGMPIKFTLKQSTATGFVDKTLDRSLLWEIQTPQAVDFHLLYQGFDKVHQMGIDVTDDVSIIELLEKPVKLVEGDYANLKITTPEDMVVAEQWLAKKVGDRVL; encoded by the coding sequence ATGACAGTCAGCGTTATCCTTCTAGCGGGAGGAATCGGTGCTCGGATGCGTCAAAATTTGCCCAAACAATTTTTGCCATTAGTTGAGAAGCCTGTTGCTTTCTATAGTTTAGAGTGTTTTATGGAGCTATCGGAAGTTGGAGAAATTGTCGTCGTGTGTGATCCCGCTTATCATGCTTTATTTGCCGATTATGCGCAGGATACGCGTATCCATTTTGCTTTGCCTGGAGTGCGTCGACAAGATTCCGTTTGGAGTGGTTTACAAGCAATTAAACAAGCTTCTCAAATTGTTTGCATTCATGATGCGGCAAGGCCGTTTATTGATCATGCCTTAATTAAGCGTGTTTTAAGCGCTGCGAGTGAACATGGAGCGGCTACGGTCGGCATGCCTATTAAGTTTACCCTCAAGCAAAGTACTGCCACAGGTTTTGTCGATAAAACGTTAGATCGCTCTTTGTTGTGGGAAATTCAAACACCTCAGGCTGTGGATTTCCACTTGCTTTATCAAGGATTTGACAAGGTGCATCAAATGGGCATCGATGTGACAGATGATGTCTCAATTATCGAGCTTTTGGAAAAGCCAGTCAAACTTGTAGAGGGCGATTACGCTAATTTAAAAATCACGACTCCAGAAGACATGGTGGTTGCTGAGCAATGGCTTGCCAAAAAGGTGGGTGATCGTGTCTTATAA